In one Poecilia reticulata strain Guanapo linkage group LG8, Guppy_female_1.0+MT, whole genome shotgun sequence genomic region, the following are encoded:
- the pde4ba gene encoding cAMP-specific 3',5'-cyclic phosphodiesterase 4B isoform X4, with product MPEANYLLSVSWGYIKFKRMLNRELTHLSEMSRSGNQVSEFISNTFLDKQNEVEIPSPTSKTREKKKQQKQQLMTQISGVKKVSHGSSLSNSSISRFGVKTDKEEQLSKELEDLNKWGLNIFTVSEYSNNRPLTCIMYAIFQERDLLKTFKIPADTFVAYMMTLEDHYHADVAYHNSLHAADVAQSTHILLSTPALDAVFTDLEILAAIFAAAIHDVDHPGVSNQFLINTNSELALMYNDESVLENHHLAVGFKLLQEDNCDIFQNLTKKQRQSLRKMVIDMVLATDMSKHMSLLADLKTMVETKKVTSSGVLLLDNYTDRIQVLRNMVHCADLSNPTKSLELYRQWTDRIMEEFFHQGDRERERGMEISPMCDKHTASVEKSQVGFIDYIVHPLWETWADLVHPDAQDILDTLEDNRNWYQSMIPQSPSPPFYDQGTHGHSGGTGGQGGGEKFQFDLTLEEEDMDGMEKDCDGEDEEGEEEEIEVEDGLANSRSPPPDYLDSQTEEEDGMIEPMTAIEIVTHEASPTDT from the exons ATGCCTGAAGCCAACTACCTGCTGTCGGTGTCTTGGGGTTACATCAAG TTTAAGAGAATGTTGAATCGGGAGCTGACGCACCTATCCGAGATGAGTCGGTCTGGGAATCAGGTTTCCGAATTCATCTCCAACACCTTCCtag ATAAACAGAATGAGGTGGAGATCCCTTCGCCGACATCCAAAACgcgagagaagaagaaacagcagaaacagcagctgatGACGCAGATCAGCGGGGTTAAGAAGGTTTCCCACGGATCATCGCTCTCCAACAGCAGCATATCGCGTTTTGGCGTGAAGACCGACAAAGAGGAGCAGCTGTCCAAGGAGCTGGAGGACCTGAACAAATGGGGTCTAAACATCTTCACGGTTTCAGAATACTCCAACaaccgacctctgacctgcatCATGTACGCCATATTCCAG GAGCGAGATCTGCTAAAGACGTTCAAGATTCCAGCTGATACGTTTGTGGCCTACATGATGACACTAGAGGATCATTATCATGCAGATGTGGCTTACCATAACAGTTTGCACGCTGCTGACGTAGCCCAGTCAACGCACATCCTGCTCTCTACTCCCGCCCTGGAT GCGGTCTTCACAGATCTTGAGATCCTAGCAGCCATCTTTGCTGCAGCAATTCATGATGTCGATCATCCTGGAGTATCAAACCAATTCCTAATCAATACCA ACTCTGAGCTGGCCCTGATGTACAACGATGAGTCTGTGCTGGAGAACCATCATTTGGCTGTGGGCTTCAAGCTGCTACAGGAAGACAATTGTGACATCTTCCAGAACCTCACAAAGAAGCAGAGACAATCCCTCCGCAAAATGGTCATCGACATG GTTTTGGCTACTGACATGTCCAAACACATGAGTCTGTTGGCTGATCTGAAGACTATGGTTGAAACCAAGAAAGTGACCAGCTCTGGAGTGCTGCTGCTAGACAATTACACAGACAGGATACAG GTGCTGCGAAACATGGTACACTGTGCCGATCTGAGCAACCCCACAAAGTCGTTGGAGCTCTACCGTCAGTGGACTGACCGGATAATGGAGGAGTTCTTCCAccagggagacagagagagggagagagggatgGAGATCAGCCCCATGTGTGATAAGCACACAGCCTCCGTGGAGAAGAGCCAG gTGGGTTTTATTGACTACATCGTGCACCCCCTGTGGGAGACCTGGGCCGATTTGGTTCACCCTGACGCTCAGGACATTCTGGACACCTTAGAGGACAACAGAAACTGGTACCAGAGCATGATTCCCCAAAGTCCCTCACCGCCCTTTTACGACCAGGGCACACATGGACACAGTGGAGGCACGGGAGGAcaaggaggaggggagaaaTTTCAATTTGACTTGACATTGGAAGAGGAAGACATGGACGGGATGGAAAAAGACTGTGATggggaggatgaggagggagaagaggaagaaataGAGGTGGAGGATGGTCTTGCAAATTCGCGCTCGCCTCCTCCAGACTATTTGGACAGTCAGACAGAGGAAGAAGACGGCATGATTGAGCCAATGACGGCAATAGAGATTGTGACGCATGAAGCCTCACCCACAGACACATAG